The proteins below come from a single Candidatus Cetobacterium colombiensis genomic window:
- a CDS encoding TonB-dependent receptor plug domain-containing protein, giving the protein MNIKKFFILSLIISATSYAENAGEIYLEKSTIVSSTGFETNLKNVASNPIVITAKEIEDNNYQSVDEILNSIPAVNIINQGADKTIDLRGQGENAKTNVQVLVDGVQINSLDTSHL; this is encoded by the coding sequence ATGAATATCAAAAAATTTTTTATACTTTCTTTAATCATTTCTGCTACTTCTTATGCTGAAAATGCTGGAGAAATTTACTTAGAAAAAAGCACCATTGTTTCTAGCACTGGTTTTGAAACTAATTTAAAAAATGTAGCTAGTAATCCAATTGTAATTACAGCAAAAGAAATTGAAGATAACAATTATCAAAGTGTTGATGAAATATTAAACTCAATTCCAGCAGTAAATATTATAAATCAAGGAGCAGATAAAACTATAGATTTAAGGGGGCAGGGAGAAAATGCCAAAACAAACGTTCAAGTTTTAGTAGATGGAGTTCAGATAAACTCTCTAGATACGTCACACCTATAA
- a CDS encoding TonB-dependent receptor: MLTKTQMNDDRENWGRKPGEYSFTNTNKDEAVLSYNNKLQNNLDLIISTFYQKTELDLDQKLFMMYPSTKFYMAQASIFEDKKYGIKPKLKYSYGNDSSLVFGIDYIKNTLLRDVDTTTATPPFGIAKTSTTINDLEKETISGFIHNTYKYNSLEFIQGLRYEKANYDIKRDSVDGGIKGKKDEDNIALELALNNIYSDTGNRYIKYERGFTSPAPALLTNKANNEYYINNLKSETYDTFEIGIKDFVYNSYIRATGFYTVTRDEITTDMTGGMPPKTIDNYNLDKTKRIGLELSAEQWFDKLTLSQSYSYIKTKIEGSRKNGVDYSGNEIANVPENRFKLGAKYAFNNNFNLGLETIYTGASYLNNENVGGKQNKHIVTNLVGNYMFSNGLKIYGGLNNLFNENYYNDIDYSLSTNSYTYDPASKRSYYIGFNYTF; this comes from the coding sequence ATGTTAACAAAAACACAAATGAATGACGATAGAGAAAATTGGGGAAGAAAACCAGGAGAATATAGTTTTACAAATACAAATAAAGATGAAGCTGTTTTGAGTTATAACAATAAATTACAAAATAATTTAGATTTAATAATTTCAACTTTTTATCAAAAAACAGAACTAGATTTAGATCAAAAATTATTTATGATGTATCCTTCTACAAAATTTTACATGGCGCAAGCCTCTATTTTTGAAGATAAAAAGTATGGTATTAAGCCTAAATTGAAATATTCTTATGGAAATGATAGTAGCTTAGTTTTCGGTATAGATTATATTAAAAATACATTATTAAGGGATGTTGATACAACAACAGCTACCCCTCCTTTTGGTATAGCAAAAACATCTACAACAATTAATGATTTAGAAAAAGAAACTATAAGTGGTTTCATACACAACACATATAAATATAATAGCTTAGAATTTATTCAAGGGCTTAGATATGAAAAGGCTAACTATGATATAAAAAGAGATAGTGTTGATGGAGGAATAAAGGGAAAAAAAGACGAGGACAACATAGCCCTTGAATTAGCTCTAAATAATATATATTCTGATACAGGTAATAGATATATAAAATATGAAAGAGGATTTACATCTCCTGCTCCTGCTTTATTAACAAATAAAGCAAATAACGAATACTATATAAATAATTTAAAATCAGAAACTTACGATACTTTTGAAATTGGTATTAAAGATTTTGTATATAATTCATATATCCGTGCAACAGGTTTTTATACTGTAACTAGAGATGAAATAACTACTGATATGACAGGAGGAATGCCACCTAAAACTATTGATAACTATAATTTAGATAAAACTAAAAGAATAGGTCTTGAACTTAGTGCTGAGCAATGGTTTGATAAATTAACTTTATCACAATCATATAGTTACATAAAAACAAAAATTGAAGGATCTAGAAAAAATGGTGTTGATTATTCAGGAAATGAAATAGCTAATGTCCCTGAAAATAGATTTAAATTAGGTGCTAAATATGCATTTAATAATAATTTTAATTTAGGATTAGAGACAATTTACACAGGAGCTTCTTATCTTAATAATGAAAATGTAGGCGGAAAACAAAATAAACATATTGTTACAAATTTAGTTGGTAATTATATGTTTTCCAATGGTTTAAAAATATATGGTGGTTTAAATAATCTATTTAATGAAAACTATTATAATGATATTGATTACAGTTTATCCACAAATTCATATACATACGATCCTGCTTCTAAAAGAAGTTATTATATAGGATTTAATTACACTTTCTAA